The genomic DNA CATTTTAGGGACTACCCGAATAACAAATGAGTAAATCACAGGGAGCAAATATGCtattttgaaaagttggagactatatatgaaaaaaaaaagacaaactacagggactatccaggtaattaactctatatatttttttaaataaaagccTATGTTAATTTTAAAATCCAACTAAAAAAGTAAAACAATAGTCGTTGCCCACTTGGATTTTAGGGGCCCATTTATCCGTGTATTACTTATCTTTCTTATACTTAGTTTTATATTGTAGCTCATTTTTTTCTACTCATATAAAGTCTGATGATCCTCCAATTTTTAAGGACAACCCTGTTAATAGCTATTATAAAATGATAATAACTCGTATATTCATACAAGTCCTCTCCTATGCGTTTGGCTTATTAGAAAACTAAAATCGATGCAACTTATTCTTCTCATGCTTAAAATTATATGTTACAAAACTCATCGCAAAACCTGCCTAAACAGTAACTTAGAACTTTTATTAGGTAAAACTGTGCAAGTGTTTCAGAAAGAATTAAGCTGAAAGATTTATAtcttaggccatgtgtagtcataaagccccttgtggtGCGTTATGCGACActtgtcgtgccacgtcacacgggggctttatggggcgttatatcactagagcccgtagtcataaagcccctacccatcattacctatttaataattttcaatattattaattaattataaaaaagcTTACTTGTTTGTGATTGGCCGAAGCTTGAAAGGAATCTCCACAACGCCGTTATTATCATCGCGCCACCTCAAAAAATTTTGGCCATAACGCCCTCCGTTTCGGTGTTCTTGGGCGTTTTCGGGCGCTATGTGGGGGCATGCCGCCCCACTACGTATAACCTTATAATGTCAAGGTTTCCTTTTTTCCACATATAAAAAGTAATTGAGTAAGGATTTCTTTTATTAGAAAATGTTATTTTAATTAGATTGTGCATTTTATATACTATATAGGGGGTAAAAGTTCTACTTTTCTTGCATTTTAATTACTAAATAAAaatttttgtaacattttttatTCTAACTTGAACACTAAATATTGTTATTTTGCTCAGTATTTAATTTACCTAATTACCAAGAGAGCATTTGTtctaaaacttgattttttttttcttcaaacatGTCTGATTATTTAGTTTTACAATAGTTTTTATGCAAATTTGAAAACCCAAGATTTTGTATTAGTGTCACTCTTTGAAAATGTTCAGCCAGTGTATGATGCCATTTTTAAATTAAATATGTTTCACATGTAAGCCTGCTCTTTTGAGCAATGACTAGAAAGTTACAACAATAGTATAAAGTTCAAATCATCATGAAAACCCACCAATACTATAGTATtatcataaacaaaaaaaaacacaaccCAACTCCTAAATGAAATCGTTCTCATAATATGtacaaaacataacattcaacATATTATTTGATTATCAACCATTGTATTCTACCACTCATCAAGCTGATGACTGCCCCCACCCcattggatttttcaaaattcttACTCTACCAACCCACTAGTAATACCAACCTAAGAAACATGAAACTAGAGAGGCTTACCACTATACAGAAATAAAAGACTGAAATGAAGACTAGAGAAGTTTATTCTGAGCAACAGCCTGGCAAAGCTCAAGCTCTTCATCATAGAACAACACGCGGTTGGAAGCGAATGATTTGCATATCGTTTTCGGTATTAAAGACGGAACAATGTAGCTAGGGTGAAACGCCGATTCTTGAAACAAAACCGCTGCGATCTGACGCATTTCTGTTAGCTTTAGGCGGGACGGAGGACGGGGTCCATGCCTTGGTGCTTTTGGAGTGATGGGTAGTTTGAAATCTTTGCTTTTACCCTCTCCCTTGCTGTTAAACATTTAATATAACGCCGTTAAATCATTAAACAACATGATAAGTTTCCAAAAGAGAAGATAAAATTCTTATGCTAACCTCACAAAAGGCCATTGTTCAGTAGGTTGTGGCGTTGTTGTGCACAATATTTCTTGTCGAGACCGATCTGGCGTAGTGTAGTTGAAATAGAACTGGCGAGCTATCACAACCTGAAGAATGAATATTCAAAccaatttttgaaacttttctTATATGTAACTGATTAACCTTTGGCGACATGTATAGAAACAAAAATGAATTCGAGATTAAGAGAAAACTCACAGCTTTTCTGACTCTCTCCGAGACATGGAAAACCGCTCTAAGATGATCATGGTGTAGGTGGCAAAGTATCTTGACCTTGAATCACAAGTTACAGAAAAATGAGTCATATATTTACCGATCAATAGTAAATAGAGATGAAATGTGGATTACCAGCAACTCCATTGGAAGAGATTCAAGCCTGGACTCATAATCGGATCGATCCACTTCAGGAAATGGATCACGTGGTGTCTTAGGTGTTCTCTGTAAATTATTCTCCTTGTGCACATCAAGTGGTCCAGCCACATTACTATATCTGAACTTTTCAGGTGATAATATTACAGGGCTGTCATACTCATAGGCACATTCATTCTGAAACAAAGCGACGCTCTGACTATTCTCTGCATCCataacatcaaccttctttttccCGTTCGATGCTGATGCCTTGCTATTACGAAGCTGAGCAAGCGCACCTGGCTTCAAATACTTGTTTGAAGCATGTACGCGCTTCTTCTGCTTTGAAGTCTTTGACATTTTCTCTTTAGGTGACACTTTCCCCATTCTATCAGTTCTTTGCTTCCTCTACTGCTGCTCAAATCCAAACATATCAGATCCAGAAGACACAGCCAGTGTACCTACATTAATGTAATCGCATCAAAAATCAATTTAAACCTAAAAAGTCCCCAAATGTAGATAAATGACAAAATCAACACACAATCACCAAATACAGAGAAAATAACTAAAATATACATCTTTGACCAGCTTTTTTCCAAAATAGACATCACGTTTAGACTTTTGAAAACTACTTAAACCAATCAGATTGCACCAAGTAAGCTTCGTCGGCTGAGGTGAACACACTAAGCCGTCGATTGCCGACAAAAGTGCAAGCTAAGACATTGATTTCTGACAAAAGCATCGGCTGAGCCACCGACTTCCTACGAAAGCGTCAGCTAAGCCGTCACTTTTTGAACTTATTGGAAAGGGAAAAAATGCCAGCTCAGCTTACACTTTCAACGAAAGCGAAGGCTGAGCCAGCACTTTTGTTTATGTTGGAAGTTTTGAAGTCAACAGTGATTATTCTTGTAATTTTACAACTACTTCACGCAGGACCACCGCTTAAAAAGCTTATAGAGAACTCTGTCACTCTTGACATTATACTTCATCAACTACATgcagtctgcttcaacaagctgAGTTAACTAACAGTCATGTACAGACACACAACCGGACTACAACTTAGAATCTAGACACATGAACTTAATTTCTGCTAATACTTAATATTATTACCGTCAGACGTCATCATTCATTTTCATCCTCTCACTCTGTTACTCAATTCACCTGCAAAAACaaccaaaaatgcatcaaaaacctaAAATCAACAACAAAACAAGCAAAAACTACACAATCACAGCATCATACAGCACCGTAAATCAtgtaaaacacatcaattaacaAAACTTCACAACGAATTACACTTTAAAGCAGCAAACAGCCGATCGATACATCCACGAAAACAAAATCAAACTGCGTGCGTGCGTGCGTtcgtgtgtgtgagagagaaagagatagatatacatacatatatatatacagaaATCAAGTAACCGTTTCACCTCAAAGTAACGAATTAATCGAAAATCATACAGCaaagtaaaatatatatacagAAATCAAGTAATCGATTCACCTCAAAGTAACGAACTAGTCGAAAATCAAACAGCAAAGTAAAATTAAGAGAGGAGGAAGTGAAGAACACGAAcctgtagagagagaaagtagagagagagagagtgagtgagTGAGAAAATTGGGGAAAAGGGGTTGCTAGGGTTTTAAATCGGTAATTTGAAATGATTCTGAGTGCCCGccaaataattatttattttggaaatgaaagagAAAAAAGAATAACCGTAGATCTTTATGCTGACGTGGATAAGTTTGATTGGATAGGTGATGACACGGGTGCGTGGGTTGTGGGGAATCCAAAGTCTTTTATTCTGCATCGCTGGGGCCTGTTTATACGACCGTAAATTGCGGTTTATTTTATTTAAGATATTTATTAAGAGTCAGTTACATAAATCTTTTTTGTATATAAAATCGTGGCCGTAATTAGAGAATTTATTAGTATATCCATGCTTAAAAAAATTTCGTGATtttttttttagagttaattactattttcgtccctgaggtttgtcaaaaataacagtttcagtccattagtttaaaaattccgaattcagtccattagtttcattttcgtaaccatttcagtccactaacttaactccatccatttattttgttaactttgagttaactaactaattcagggacggtttgcgtcagttttagaaacacagggacttaagtgtaaactctaaaatattaaaacaaaaaaaatagtaaattccaaaaaatcaaaaagattccaaaaaaccaaacaaattccaaaaaattctaaaaaataataaaaaaattctaaaaaatcataaaaattctaaaaaaatctaaaaaatccaaaaaatccgtttcggcgcaaactgtttcgaacccgaaccgtttcaagctgaaccgtccgtaccgtttcgacccgaaccgtttcgagctgaaccgtttcgacgcgaaccgtttcgacccgtaccgtttcgagccgaaccgtttcgacccgtaccgtttcgagccgaaccgtttcgacccgtaccgtttcgaaccgaaccgtttcgacccgtaccgtttcgaagccgaaccgtttcaagccgtaccgtttcgaaccgaaccgtgccgtttcgaacggaaccgtttcgagctgaaccgtttcaaaccgaaccgtgccgtatcgaaccgaaccgtttcaagctgtaccgtttcgaaccgaaccgtgccgtttaaaaccgaaccgtttcgagctgaaccgtttcgaaccgaaccgtgtcGTATCGaaccgaaacggttcggcttcgaaacggtacggcttcgaaacggttcgagtcgaaacggtacggttcgatacggttcagctcgaaacggttcggttcgatacggcacggttcggttcgaaacggttcagctcgaaacggttcggttcgaaacggcacggttcggttcgaaacggtgcggcttgaaacggttcggcttcgaaacggtacgggtcgaaacggttcggctcgaaacggtacgggtcgaaacggttcgcgtcgaaacggttcagcttgaaacggttcgggtcgaaacggtacggacggttcagctcgaaacagtTCGGGCTCGAAACAGtttgcgccgaaacggattttttggattttttagattttttttagaatttttatgattttttagaagttttattattttttagaattttttggaatttgtttgattttttggaatctttttgattttttggaatttactattttttttgttttaatattttagagtttacacttaagtccctgtgtttctaaaactgacgcaaaccgtccttgaattagttagttaactcaaagttaacaaaataaatggatggagttaagttagtggactgaaatggttacgaaaatgaaactaatggactgaattcgcaatttttaaactaatggactgaaactgttatttttgacaaacctcagggacgaaaatagtaattaactctttttttatcTTAAAACTATATCATGgtgatacatatatatatatatatatatatatatatatatatatatatatagggtaaggttcatgcgagaaccacctttattgcgagaaccgcgagaaccaatgtgaacacaagctaaaatagctaaaaaaaacctaaaaaaaccctaaaaaaacctaacccccacccccccaccccccaaaaacctaaaccccccaccccccccccaaaaaaaacctaaccccccccccccaaaaaaaaaaacctaaccccccccccccaagctaaatgctaaaaactaaaaccctcaaaaaacctaaaaaaaacctaacccccaccccccaaaaacctaaaccccccaccccccccccctaaaaaaaaaacctaacccccccaagctaaatgctaaaaactaaaaccctcaaaaaacctaaaaaaaacctaacccccccaccccaccccaccccacatGAGTTGGATCTCGCGGtgttttttgggtgttttttagatttttttaggtattactgtttgtgttcacactggttctcgcggttctcgcaataaagggtggttcctaacggatctttgtcctatatatatatatatatatatatatatatatatatatatatatatatatatatatatattaaaatccAAGTAATCGGGTAATCTGTTTCAttgttttttgttgtttttttatttatataataggCCATAACCCACTTATTTTTACTATTATCTATACTTTATTAACTAAGGTTAAATATTTCTAGTTAGGCTAACGGGTGTGGGGGGCATGAGTTGGATCATCAATGCCACATAGGACAATAAATTGTTACACCATCCTCTTGCCTCATCcaccatggttggcatggattaatCCATGGCAACCATGAACCTACTTTCCTTTTTAaatatttctttttcttttttcacaaaaataaattaaaataagaaaataattgtttggatcatgaccacacccttagaccatgtgtagtggtaataacttataatgcccccaccatggggcattatccgacacgtgtcatcccagtcagcatggggcattatagcataaagtggtgtagtggggcattattccaataacgcccatgcaatcatttcccaattattttttttaaactttaaatacttcattaaataaaaaaatacaatactagaaataaaaaaattaaaatccgattaaataaaaaaaaatacaatactagaaataaaaaaattaaaatctgaaataaaaaaaaaaaaaaaacactagttttcatcttcgctttcttcaccctcgccaacttcgtcttcctcgtcctccgtttcttcctctccctcaggtggtacataccgaaccgaccatgcgtggtgtagcaaatcaaccattaactgggaatggtacggttcgtaacgcaactctcgcgcattattcactctttcttccattgacgCCTGTGGATGCTCCTCTTGAACGGCTTCTGGCACATAATTCTGGGCATTCTAAGATAACGCGCACCGTACACATCAattatacctttataaaaaaacatagacaaaaaaaaaagtaaagtaTAGGAATTATTGGACTTAAAAAAAATTAGACAAACATAAGCTTAAAAAAATAAGTTGTAAACATACTcgaggtttaaaaaaaaaaagtaaagtaTAGGAATTTTACCGCGACAAAAATGCTCCAAGCTATCTCTCGTTGTTTTCTCCGCCATTTTTAGATACTCGTCATTGATGTCGGTAGTGTTTCCATAAGCAAGGATTCGTAACGCCGACGTACACTTTTGGATACCGGTAAATCCAAGTTCCCCTCTCGCATccgctttttgtttaaaataatcgtaGTTGGCTTCCAAGTCGTCGACTATGCGTAGAAATAACCGCTTACTCATtcggaaacgacgcctaaacatttcGTTCGAATATGTCGGCTCCTCATCAAAATAATCTTTCATCAAACGATCGTGTGCCCCGTGTCGGTCTCGTTCAATATAACCTCTTTTACCTTTTTTTGCTTGGGGGCGACGACAATGCTCGACATATCTCATCGCTAGTTGACAAgcactcgtaaccgcctcttgctcaaCCTCCTCATCGGTTGAACCATTGCCATCCGCAAAAAACTCGTTGTAGTAATAATTTACCATGGATGAAGAACTAGGAGAATCCATCAAGTTTTTTATAAAATGGTTGTATTTTTTAGAGGGATTTTGTGATTTTTTGGTTGAAAATGAATGAGTTTATATACATAGGGGGgaaatgaaattaaaaaaaaaaaaaaaaaaaaaaactagccgTTTGAGTTGGGATTGGGCATTCAAACCATGGTGAAGCGTTTTAATAAACACGCTGGgttaaatttttttcaaaaaaaaaaacgcccggaAACGCCCTATGTAGTGGGGATCTCGGCGTTACccggcgttttttttttttgaattttttttaaaaaaaacggcCCACTACGGGGGgacttagggtagtggttttgaatggtGGATTAAAAGTGGGTGACATGGCGCTGATGTGGAGGGTCATGATAACCATAAgtgtcatgaccacaccctatagccttataaAGTTTCATTTTAAACATCACAATAACATGataattaaattaatattttgtGGATGTTACAATACGGGTACGGGTATTTCGGTACAGTACCCGTTTTGGTACCAATTTGTTTTTTATTTCAGTTGGGCATTCCTACGGGTACTAagggcatgtgtagtcataaagcccttttaggggcgttatgcgacatgtggcatgccacgtcaccccggggctttatggggcgttatgtaatttcaggccgtagtcataaagcccctgtgtaatcattactcttttttaatttttatttttttaattcattttgtaACGGTCATAATATTCAAACCTTCACCTCTTCACGCCGCGATTATTATCGCGCTGCACAAAAAATTTCGAACATAGCGCCGGGGGGGCGGTGTTCGCGGCGCCATAATGGCGCGATGAAGGGCTAAAACGCCCCAGTACACATAACCTAAGTAGGTAAAATCAGCACGAATAACAATATGGTACGATTAttaaataggtaaaattggtacGGATACCAATGCGATACTGGTATCAACTAAGTAAAATCAATACAAGTACCATAATAGGAAATAAAACatgatataaaaaaaacttttaaagttctATAAAAAAATTCGGCATTAGTGCCCTTTTTTATCTGTACCGATATCGAATTACCGAATATCGAAATCAATAAAACTGAGCACCAATATATCTACTGAATACAAAAAATCGGTACGAGTATAAATACAATACGAGTATTTAGGAAAAAAAAATGTCCATCCCTAATTCAAACCAATGCTAAACGGTTTCAAAGAATTCATTAGCTTTAAATACACGTTTGggtatttatatttttttaccaAACAAAGAAATAACTTATGCATGCATATTTTAATCTTGGTTATATCTCTCAGtttaaacttgtttaaactttaaactaTGTATGACACCGTTGAGTTATCAATTCTAAGCAGTAAGCGTAAAACCGATTTGTTGAGTAATAGACACTATAATAACTAAAACttgaataaaaaatatttaacCTTGATTCAACTCTAAGGTATCTTTACAATAACCGAGTCCTCGTGTGGCGCTCCATCCCCACATCACACATGTATAGCTCATGTACTATGTATTAATGACAATCTTCGGTCCATACGATTTAGTAggctttttttatttattttttacccGGTATGGTTTGGCTATGAATGGCGCCCCATCCAAGTGTGGGGTTTTGATTGACTTCCTCACCTACAACATGCGATCCACAAGAGCCTCCCCATTAACGCTCGCCACTAAACTCACAAGAGCCCCTTTAAGGCTCCCTTTGGCGCCCACGGGGTGGAGATGCAACGCCAGGGGCGTTATTAGCTGATGTGAAGGTGGGGCGCCACCCAGCCTATCCATCAAACTCTACACCctcttttacatttttttatatcTGGATTAGCACCCTTGCCTCTAGTAATTGCTTAATTTAATCCAAAACTTGGTTCTTCAACAACTCAACTATTGTGTACATGTGACGTATGTTATTGGAGCAACACCCGATGCCAGGTTAATAATATgcaattccacttgtctatcagGTGGTATGGCACCTAATATATGGAATACACCAACAAACTCATTAACTACAATCTTTATTATTCAAATTATCCGCTTAAGATTGTTTTaaatttgaaatgttttgtttgtaTTTGTCACAATATGATTAATTACTCCTTTACAGGTATACATTCGAGGATAGTCATAGTTTAATACCtcaaatctttatttattttaaagttGGTTATAAGAAAATATAGTCTGAAAATATTTAAAGTATTATTTTAAAGTTGGTTATACGAAAATATAGTCTGAAAATTTAGTCCAGAAAACCTTGTGTAGAATTTTCAAAACTTAATTGTTTATAGAAAATTCATGAAAAATCATTTAGTACACACAATTCCGATTCGTCCCTTTCTGGCGACAGTTTACGgcaaaatttatttaaaaatcctcGTTAACTCTTTtaacgaaattccagttggagaatATCTTGATCTCATAGTACTACCTACTGTATAAATTTCAAACATTAACTCTAACCAGAGACCAAGTTATTACATTCGTAATACAAATGCTAAATGAtactaaacaaaataaaaacatagtGCAATTATAACACAAAAAAACGtgatataaaaaaaatttaacaaaaaaaaaataataataatataagtaTGAAAGTGTTGTAAAGTGGTAAAAAAGATAATGTTCTGTATCTTGAAAACTGAATTAGTTAAACCATCATCTccataacttttttttaacgATAAATTTGGATCagtgacggaccactggagtatcatcataccaccagcggaaccacccgatcatatctatctccactaggcataatgcttatacaccaatttaggaggaaacccaataaatataggaaaaacccccttgtgagaatcgaacccaagaCCTATTGGTCCAAAGTCTTATCTCACTCCCAAGTCATGGGTATCATCTCCATAACTATATTCATCACTTGTGGTTTAGTGGTTGGAAAGATTTGGGTTCTCCTTGGAGAACCAAGTTCAATCCCCACTAGTGCCATCTTTGGTGAATAAAAGCAATGAAGGTTAGTTCTCTCAGACCCTAGGTCAAGAGTTCGAGCCCGAGCCATCCCGGTTTTTAGTCCACCATGCGTTATGCCAAAGAAATTCTCTCTTGTGGCGGCGCAAGCCCTTGCCACTAGCAGTGAGTGATATTGGTTTCCCGGAAAACGCCGTTAGCCAAACTTTGACGCCAACATGATAGTCTGGCCAGAGTAGGGTTTAATATTTTAAGCCTCTGTGTAGGAGGATGTAAGATCTCTTTCGTaacaaattacaaaaaaaaatccaCCCACCAATCTAGCCACTGCCTACGAAAATGTTTAATATGTTataatgtaatgtttaatattataagtAAATATATTATAATAAGGTAATGTTTAATGGCATTCTATTATCTTGAGATGGGGTTCTACAAATGTCAAACCAAGTTGACAGCAAGTGACAATTATGGTC from Helianthus annuus cultivar XRQ/B chromosome 7, HanXRQr2.0-SUNRISE, whole genome shotgun sequence includes the following:
- the LOC110899457 gene encoding F-box protein At4g35930 → MGKVSPKEKMSKTSKQKKRVHASNKYLKPGALAQLRNSKASASNGKKKVDVMDAENSQSVALFQNECAYEYDSPVILSPEKFRYSNVAGPLDVHKENNLQRTPKTPRDPFPEVDRSDYESRLESLPMELLVKILCHLHHDHLRAVFHVSERVRKAVVIARQFYFNYTTPDRSRQEILCTTTPQPTEQWPFVSKGEGKSKDFKLPITPKAPRHGPRPPSRLKLTEMRQIAAVLFQESAFHPSYIVPSLIPKTICKSFASNRVLFYDEELELCQAVAQNKLL
- the LOC110901802 gene encoding uncharacterized protein LOC110901802 encodes the protein MVNYYYNEFFADGNGSTDEEVEQEAVTSACQLAMRYVEHCRRPQAKKGKRGYIERDRHGAHDRLMKDYFDEEPTYSNEMFRRRFRMSKRLFLRIVDDLEANYDYFKQKADARGELGFTGIQKCTSALRILAYGNTTDINDEYLKMAEKTTRDSLEHFCRGIIDVYGARYLRMPRIMCQKPFKRSIHRRQWKKE